Proteins from one Mesoplodon densirostris isolate mMesDen1 chromosome 1, mMesDen1 primary haplotype, whole genome shotgun sequence genomic window:
- the ODAPH gene encoding odontogenesis associated phosphoprotein: MAHRLCFSYWLLVCWLVVTVAEGQEEVFTPPGDSQNNAEPTDCQIFTLTPPPTTRNPVTRIQPITRTPSCPFHFFPPQRPRVHIRFPYRPFLPPMCYHPFQFHPLFRPHSRLPPYYYFPRRRLWRGSSSEESREKREAPNVLKKISVFSY, translated from the exons atggctcacagactctGCTTCTCCTACTGGCTGCTGGTCTGCTGGTTGGTGGTAACTGTGGCAGAAG GACAGGAAGAGGTATTCACCCCTCCTGGAGACTCACAAAATAATGCAGAGCCTACAGACTGCCAGATCTTTACACTtacccctcctcccaccacaaGGAACCCAGTGACGAGGATCCAGCCCATCACCAGGACACCTAGTTGTCCCTTCCATTTTTTCCCGCCACAAAGGCCCAGAGTCCACATTAGGTTCCCATACAGACCTTTCCTCCCTCCGATGTGCTACCACCCTTTTCAGTTCCATCCACTTTTTCGGCCGCATAGTCGCCTTCCTCCTTATTATTATTTCCCCAGAAGAAGACTCTGGAGAGGAAGCTCCTCTgaggaaagcagagaaaagagagaagcccCAAACGTGCTGAAAAAGATTTCTGTTTTCAGTTACTAA